A section of the Leptospira kobayashii genome encodes:
- a CDS encoding LIC_13246 family protein: MHEEKTVLWRELTSRKEEFQHILRVLNHYYEVCNIQNTKLQKFRQALVESPAAKIRVFLSKIGDYEYYVSACITEGSFSPHTWIHIDGISEERSRMVLIGNSDHPVFSITSMGDLFSQNTEPTKEEHLLT, encoded by the coding sequence ATGCACGAAGAGAAAACCGTTCTTTGGAGGGAGCTCACAAGCCGAAAAGAGGAATTCCAACATATCCTGAGGGTTTTGAATCATTATTACGAAGTCTGCAACATCCAAAATACAAAATTACAAAAGTTCCGCCAGGCATTGGTAGAAAGCCCTGCTGCAAAGATCAGAGTCTTTTTATCAAAAATTGGGGATTATGAATACTATGTTTCAGCCTGCATTACGGAAGGCAGTTTTTCTCCCCATACCTGGATCCATATCGACGGGATTTCGGAAGAAAGATCCAGGATGGTTTTGATCGGAAATTCGGATCACCCGGTTTTTTCCATCACAAGCATGGGGGATTTGTTTTCTCAAAATACG